One window of the Thunnus albacares chromosome 3, fThuAlb1.1, whole genome shotgun sequence genome contains the following:
- the LOC122979674 gene encoding zinc finger protein 239-like → MDTDRSPIEEEPYHCDQCGKTFFLKSSYKQHMRTHTGEKPYRCDLCGNRFPYLSSYKKHLRIHTGERPYQCEQCGKRFRCSDEMKLHQRTHTGEKPYSCDQCAKSFSRRSYYIDHLRIHTGVKPYCCDQCGKSFSRSYTYRQHMRIHTGEKPYWCDQCGKTFRSSSNYAQHVLVHSGEKLYCCEQCGKCFYYSSSYKQHLHVHSGELPYCCEQCGKSFSQSKSYNQHLRIHSGETRYCCDQCGKSFYYLSSYNQHLLVHSGERAFCCDQCGKSFYHLGTFKRHLRVHTGEKLYSCSQCKKSYAWLKSLKNHRCSSKANEKSTDCL, encoded by the coding sequence ATGGACACGGACAGAAGTCCCATTGAAGAGGAGCCATACCAttgtgaccaatgtgggaaaactttcttTTTGAAATCTAGTTACAAACAACATATGCGTACTCACACCGGTGAGAAGCCATATCGTTGTGACCTGTGTGGGAACAGATTCCCTTATTTAAGTAGTTATAAAAAACACCTACGTATCCACACTGGAGAGAGACCATACCAgtgtgaacaatgtgggaaGAGGTTCCGCTGCTCTGATGAAATGAAGCTGCACCAACGTACCCATACTGGAGAAAAACCATACAGCTGTGACCAGTGTGCTAAGAGTTTCAGTCGGCGTAGTTACTACATTGATCATCTTCGTATCCACACTGGAGTTAAACCATACtgctgtgaccaatgtgggaaaagcTTCAGTCGTTCTTATACTTATAGACAACACATGCGCatccacactggagagaaaccatactggtgtgaccaatgtgggaagACTTTTAGAAGTTCAAGTAATTACGCCCAACACGTGCTTGTTCACTCTGGAGAGAAACTGTATTgctgtgagcaatgtgggaaatGTTTCTATTATTCAAGTAGTTACAAACAACACCTGCATGTTCATTCTGGAGAGCTTCCATACTGCTGTGAGCAATGCGGGAAAAGTTTCAGTCAGTCAAAGAGTTACAACCAACACCTACGGATTCACTCTGGAGAGACACGATATtgctgtgaccaatgtgggaaaagtttttattatttaagtaGTTACAACCAACACCTGCTTGTACACTCTGGAGAGAGAGCGTTCtgctgtgaccaatgtgggaaaagtTTCTATCATTTAGGTACTTTCAAGCGACACCTGCGAGtccacactggagagaaactgTATAGCTGTTCACAGTGTAAGAAGTCATATGCTTGGCTGAAGTCATTGAAGAACCACCGCTGCAGCAGCAAAGCAAATGAAAAGAGTACTGACTGTTTGtag